The genomic region AGTTGACATCTTGGATGATGAATCTGATGCCCAGTATCAGATTAGCCGTTTCCACAGCAACCTGCAGAGCATTGAATTTAGCTGTGAAGGAGTCTAGTACCCGGGGCTGAGGGGCAGAGGTGGCGTCTCCAACCAGGGGAGTAGGAGTGAATGGTGGGTACCTGGTGAACACATTTCTTTATTCAGTTAACAAAACAGAAGGACCTCCTCATCCACACAATACCACAATACAATACCAAACATCACAGAGAACACCCAGAAAGCCTAATATCCACATATGAATGGATCTGCTGAGGTTACCTGCAGTTGAGCAGAGTCCACTCCAGCCCCATCCCCTGCTCAGGCCTGGTCCTCCTTTCCACTATGCCACACCCACAGGTGGGTGGAGCCTCATTGCCCCACTGGGAGGTCTCAACCAGGGGAAGAGTACCCGACTGAGGGGCCTGACCGCTGGGTATGTACCAGCAGTGGGCATGGGTGAGGTCTATGAGGCTGGTTCCCCCATCGTGATCCAGGGCCAGGGCCACAGACTCCAGGGAAAGGCAGAaagcatggagccccagaaggTACTCTGACCGAGACACTCCCATGGAGGATGAGGCGTCCATGGCTTCGCTGGTGCCCTGAGACAGGATAACATTACATTGTGACAAATAAGCAAACACAGATGGAATCAGTGACTATCTTTCTACCAGCTACTgttatttttatgtacattttttttatccagaCAGCTTGGATATGTGAGTGTTCAAGGGGCAGCTGGTGAACCTTGTTTCTGCAGTAGGCAGCCAGGAGTGTCTCAGTGCATCCTCCCCCTAGCAGAGCCACTGGGTCTCTTAATGTGAGTCTCAACACATGCTCTGCTTTCTGGATTGCAGACTGGAACGTAGAGACAGACGCCTCAGATTATTACAACAAACCGACAACACAATCATTGCCTTACAACAGTGGGAGTCATTCTTATATtcttaaatatgaacaaaaatctCCTAAATCACtctaatttcatttttatttgatgtaGAGAAACTAGGATGTTCTTTGAAGTGATCATGTTTGGGCTACATGTAGGGCTGAAATATACTTGTTACTGTAATGTTGCTGTAAGTGAAATTGATTGGTACACATTTGTATATGAAATCAGAGTAGAGACGGCACTGTTTGTGGCAGTTATTACTGTGTTGATGGATACTAATGTAAAACACCACTAGGTCCCAATATACCATGTCAGCCAAAGGTCCAAATCATTGTCTTGGGTCAGCCTGCCCACCTTCAGTTCGTTAAGCATCGTCTCGTTCCGATGACAGACCACCATGGTGCATATGGTTGATGCTGGTTCTTCAGGGGGCAGGAGGTGAAGCAATATCCTGGGTCCGACAGTCCGTACACAGATACCTTTGACCTGGCCGTAGGCCTCTGGAGAGATCGGGGTCTGGTACGAAGCCACCGCTTGAGCCCCTAGGAGACAAGGCCATTTGAGAACCAGGGCTTCCTGAAATCCAGTAAGTTTAGcctgaataaaaaatacatttgttcttAAATGATATAGCACCATCTCAGAAATGTAAATGATCACTATGGAGGAATACATTCCTTGTATATTGTGTAGAGACAATATTCTCCACAGTAGGAGCTTCAAAAGCCATCAGTAAATGACCTGTCATTTGAACAATGGGATCGATGAGTGCAATGCCGAGTCGCTCTATGACCAGGACCCCATGCTTTCTGAGGTACTGCTGTAGGACCGGGTGGATCACTCTCTGACACATGAACACATCCACCTGGTTATTCACCACCTGCTCCCCGAGGCCCAGCAGCTGCTCCAGAACCACATCTTCTGGGTCAGGGGCTCCACTTGGCACCTTGCAAGTACAACATCCAAATTTTTTATAGCCTAGTCTACTGTACCTCCAAAATAACAACCCTGTCATGATTAGGTAAGCCTGTATACAGATGAGGCTAATAGGCAGTTTCTAGTAAACATTCAGCCCTCTCACGGAACAGCTCTGATACAGGTTTATCAGGCACGTTAATTAAGAACAAATGATCACGATCTGCAAAACCTGGGCAATAGTTACAGGGTCAAGAAGGGTGATGATTGAACCAATTAAAACCAGTCGTGTTGGTCACTATAAGTGTGGCTGTGGCACCAGGTTTAACACCACTGCTCTTACTGTCAGTGTCATGGGATGTTCAGGGACCACAGTCAGAATACAGGCTAAAGACTCCGCTCATCCAACTAAGGCAGTCTTTTATTGACCTTCAAATGCTCCTGTCTATTCTCCAACTAGACCTGAAGTGAACTCctcaaataattaattaataaaaagctGAAAAATAGCACAACACTCTTGAGACTCATAACACTGAAATGTGCATTGTGAAATTGataaataaactaaatattaaagttacaatacaaatgaTAAATGGCAgtatatactttttttgggAAGATTTTGTTATTTGCATGGGTAAAAAGTATATTACCTCCAGGGACCCCTTGCCAAGGGCAGAAAGATCCCCAGAAAGAGACACTGAGAAGAGAGCCAATCGGAAGGGACCGGGTCTCAGTGTTATTCTCTCAGCATGGATGGAATGAAGCAGAACGTCTGGGACATCCACCAACAATCCATGGAACACTGCAGAGTCAAGTACAGACTGGCCCTCCATGGCCACCATTACAGTCCTACCTAGACGAACAGTGTCTGATGTCTCGCCATCAGGGACAGTGAGAAGGAAGGCATGGACAGTCAGTGTGCCTAtatgctgtttttctttttcagtcaACATACTGCCTGGTTTGCTGGAGATGACGCTCCTGGCTAGTGTCACCAAGCTACGACAGCTCCCTAAGTCAATTGTCACTTTACAGTTGCAGTCCTCGTGTTTGAGATAACTGGTACATAGCTCCAGTAGGTGCTTGTTCATTGAGATTGCAACGCTCGGTCTCAAATCAGACTCTTGAACATGCTTAATGAGGGAAAGGCACAGTATCCCAACGTACAGGCCACAGTCACTAAACCGAGATACGTGATTGAGAATAGACGCATTTATCAGTTTCAGTAACGGCTCCGAGGAGTAAAAAGCTTGAAGCAAAGATGAAGAGGTGGAAGTAGTCAGCACATGACCTCCGACGTTGTTGTGGATCTGCTTCAGTCTTCCATTCGGACCGAAAGAAGAATCGAGTATCTCACGCATTAGTGTAATTTTGCGATTGACTTCACTTTTGCTCAGTGGGTTATCCGTGCATACCGACGGCGTTTTCTTGCTAAGCCTAGCCATGACTAGCTACTCATTAATTCACGCACAAATTGTTGAAGCTGAAGACAATACACAGAAAAATGATGGCAGCATTTTTGCATGGCTGGCTAGCTAACTTATACTAGCATATTCGAAATGATCTGCTAAATTCTTGTTCGAATGCAACTGTTAGGTACCTCCCTTCGGAATTAAAACTCTATGACATTAAGTGGCCCCTTTTTTGTCGGGCTACACGTTTACTCTGAATGAGTTGCGATACAAACACCAACAGTGCGCAGTGATCCGAACACTTTACATGGCGGACTATAAAATGCCTGAATAGAATCCATAAcaataaattgtttaaatcatCTTATTCAGACATAAAAGCACATAAATTATGTAGGATGTGCGTTTAAATCTGTATTAATGACATGCCTTATATAttgctgtatactgtatatgctttCCTATAATTTACATAATGCGCAACACAGGCGTAATCTCTTCCAGGCCAACCGTTTCTATGACAGCAAACATAGCTTGAGTAACTCCCCAAGTCACGTGAGGAACGTTCAAAACATTTGGCGGAAAACGAGTTGGTATGAAGCTTGTAAAGTGTTATAAAACGACGTTAAATTTAATTGTAGCCAGGTACATTAAAGTTCGGGAACGGAGTAACAGTTGTTGTCTTTCTCAGTAGTGTAGCGACTGTATATAAGACGAACAAGACTTTAAAATCGAACCGCTAACTAAGTAGCTAGAACTGTTAGGCTAGCTTGTAATGTTCTTCAGCATGCAGGTTTTTCTAGTTTGTATGCAGCCGTCTTAAAACAATATTAGAAATCAAAGCAAGCCTCTATGTCAACATAAGTAGTTAGCAATTGAAACTGAATGTCGTATTTTGTAATGTGATATCTAATTATCTAATATAAGTCAAAACCAGCTTGAGAGGAATAACTTCTTGGAATCACACAAACTGTCAAATAAATCCTCTTCGACAGAATACctttaaaagcattttatatTAGGTGTATAGTGCAGTACTAAACTAATgaaatgaatatatattttttttccaggtCAGCCACAACTACAAACACAACTGGGTAGCTACAGTACCCACACAATAATGTCTCAACGCAAGGTTGTTTTAAAGGTACGTGGAAAAAACACCCTCAACATTTGTTTAAACAGCTACAGAACATCCGTATGAAGTTGTAGGTGGTGCTAAAAACTAGAGAAAACTCACGTTATTAATAATCCATACGTGTGTAGCCTATAACTTTAGTTTGGTCACACACTTTTACCTAACCAGTAGTAGCAATATCTGAAAATCAATGATATTAGCTACAGGAAGCCAATGCAGAGACCTAAGAATTGGCGTCATGTGTTCAGGTTTATTTCTTCCGCCAGCACACGCGTTCTGAATGAGCAGCAATTTGTGAGGGatgtttttgggacaccaaAAGGCAATTACAGTAGACCAACCTAAGTTTGGATACGTTTTTCTAGATCTTGTCTGGACAAGAATCCTCCAATTATAGATATGCTTTTATAGGCTGCTTTTGTTATTAGTTTTATGTAGCTATTGAAATTCAGATCAGTATCCATAATTATCCCACAATTTCTAACTTACAGTGCATCAAGGTAATAACTGACTGTTTGTCTCCTGTCTTTGGCACCAAAGACAATTATTTAAGTTTTAGCTTTATTTAGTTGAATAAACTTCTGGTACATCCATTCATTGATTTATTCACGGATCTGGCACAGCTTCTGGGTctctgggaccatagtcactaGATGAGAGAGCTATATAAAGTTGGGTGTTATCTGTATAGTTATGATAagctgttttgttgttttgcacGCTTTGGTGTCGCAGTTGCAtataaatgttgaataaaaGAATCCTCAGGTTTGGGCTTTGCGGAGCTCCACATCAAGCCAGTTCTCTTTCACACATAGTTGCCTATGGGGACAAATAAGACAGTGATGTAAATATGATTTGAATCAATTTTGGGCCAACCCAGTTTTCCAGTCTGTCTAGCGGTATTGTATGGTGAACTGTGTCAATCGCTGCACTAAGGTTCAATAACATTAGGATTGACATTTTAGCAGAATCcgtgtttaaaaatgtttaaaacttTAACAAGGGCAGTCACAGTGCTGTGACGAGGCCAAaatagatgtttgtttttcgCATGATTGTACCTATGAAGGCTAAATTTGTTTAGGTCTGTATTTGCTGATTTCACAAGAGTCTGGGCTACactatgtttgtattttttagcAGAGGCTTAATGTCTGCTGTTTTTAAGGCCTTTGAAAAATTGCTAGATAGAAGAGTTGTTTACTATTTTCATTAGATTTATCGCCAAGCAGCTAAAAACTTCTTTATATAGATTTGTAGGCAGAGCATCAAAGCAGCAGCTGGACAGCCTAACATGTTGTACACTTTAGAGGTTTAAGAAACCCTGATTCAGACTGTCACTAGAGGGAGCTGTtgatgtacatttgagaaagcTTACTTCAGATCCACAGTGCAGCTCTGCAGCCACAAACTAGTTCATATGTAAGTTCTGTATGTATGCAATGTAATCTATGGTTTTTGATCAATTGCATTCTTGGGACCAACTGAGATTCTAAGAACTTAAATGAGTGCTATTAAAAATCCTTGGCTGTTATTCtggtattttgttgtttttctagtCTTGTCTTGCTTTCAAAGTGGGATAAAGTATCTGGATTTGTCGAATGTCTGTGCTGTGACTTTCCATTTTAAAGCGATTAAACGTTCATCCTAGGTTTGAGTTTTTCTAGGGCATTTAGTCGGGTTTAAACAGTGCCAGACTAAGGAAGCGTATTCTCCGTCCCCTGACAGGTATCAGTTCAACAGCCGTCTTCTCTTCAATCATTATGGTTGGTGGAATAATGCACATCagatgtttgtgtttggttCAAGGCCAGGAAGCCCAGAGGTCTACCCTTCTGTTGATGTTTCAGTTATTGAAAGTTTAGCCCTGATCTCTTACATCCGCCCTAATTTTGCCCAGTTGACTGGACATGTCATTCACACTCGCTGCCACCCCTGGATACGCTCCTTTTAGAAAGGCCCCCACACTCCTTCCTTTCCAGTTCCTAGCTCTTGtcttctctgtatctctctttctgcccCCTGGTTTTTGTTCAGGGCGATTCTTGGATCTCCGACCCCCCTCTCCCTGGGAGAGTGAAGCCCTGTAGTTAGTAAAGGTTGGTTCCTTCCCAGTCAATACATACCGTAGCATAATGATACAGTTGTGTTACTCTGCTCTGCCTGGGAAAGCTCTCAGGCTCAGTCCCAAATGTCAACTTATTCTCCATATACTTCACTACTTGTAGTGCACTATACAGGGAACAGGTCGCCATTTGGGGCAAAACCTCTTGTGGGACCGCAAGCACCCTGGCGTTGAACCAACCGACTGACTGACCACCAACAACACGTCAGAAGGGATGAGTTACCAAACAATAGTATTCTAGGAAGACTTActtcactttttattttttttgcaaaaaacAAACCGCATCAAGGCCTCAGGTTTTTTCACAAGTCTTCATCCACATTCCACATCCACAGCTTCGGCTGGCTTTCGAGAGAGGAATCGGATAAGAATTAAGTCTGTCCTTTTTGTGAAACATACAGTGACTCACTTTACTCAACATACCAATGAAAATACAATCAGAGAGACTTTAATCCATAGACTCTGACCTCCACCTTTGTGCTTCAAGCTGCCTGGTATGTGTGTTTTATGGGATTTCAACCTGCCCCTGAAACCATAGCTGTATCCCAAATGGATCCTTAATACCAGTATTGCAAACAAACCACTAGCCAAGCACTGTGGGGAACCCGCTGGGGAACTCTGTGGTCTCGTGGCGTCATAAAAGGCACCCCTATTTCTTTTATATGGCATTATAGTTACCTATTTGTCTGTCCTCTTCTACACATTTGTCTGTCCTTTCTTCTGAAGCAGGGATTCTTGAACTTTTTCATCCTTGTACCAAATGAGAAGTTCTATGCTTTCCTGGGAACCAAGCTCAAACATTCATTTTTTGGGGGGCCTTAAGCCAGATTAATTTTAGTGGTCCCTGCTTGACATCTGAGAGTTTTAAAGTTTACTTGctgcaattctacacatttttcaatggggCATTAAGAAAACTTGTTTTTAAACTGCAAAGTTTTCTGCAATTCTACACATGTTGCAACAATGCAGTGCAGTCTCTTTACAGTGCAGccttttttacttaggcaaatgCTTGGTGTACGATTACAactgtgtttatcattacaatcaaaaaccAACTACTACATAATTTGTTTAGGGCTACaatgtgtccaattatctgttacaaaccCGTGTTTATAATGCTGCTGTCttgatctgtttttctttgcgAAAGTAAAACTAACTGCCTATTCcgtggttgggtagaactctgctgccagtcattcaaatgaacgaaacaaccCTTCAATTGAATGATAAAACTGACAGTCAGTCCGGCAAAGGCAGCGGCTTCATGCTTGTTTGCTTGACATCAGTAATCTACTAACGATATAAATTATTATAGTtgcgttcaattatcagttataaacatgtctttatgatgttcctgccttggtctatttttctctgcgaatgtGCATAGATgttgatcggagaactgagctggaggaccgggtATGAAGTGACCATGTTGTAGAAATCCGCTGTCAAATGTTCGAAAGAACTATACAATTGAACCTGTCACTAGAAAAAAGTACTCGTGAGTCActaaaaatatttgttcaaaACGATCAAATCGTTTGCAAACTGCACTTCACTGAACCCCACACAGGATACATTTTGGTCTGCTCCTTGTTATTTCTTAAAGTGTTTATGAAACTAAGCGATAGAAACTCCTCTCTGTGTTTGCGTTTCTTGGCGCCTGATTTACAACGTGTGATGCTAGCAGTAAGAGAGAGCGTGTGGGAAAGCGTGACTGACATCATTTGGTGCTATTACACCACGGCAGCGTGTCTCGCGGTGATCTTCAGGATAAAGGCATAACTAGGTCTGAACCTCTGCTCTTGGACATCTTCCTCCTCGTGTAGCTGATCAGCACTGAGCACAGAGCGCACTAAAAAAAGTGCACCAAATCAATACCAgtgttaattaaataattataaatttACTTTGACACGTCACGACCCATCATGAACACGTCCACGACCCACTTTGGGTTGGGAACAATAGTTTTAAGAAACCTGTTTGGATGGGGTGTATCTGTACACAGCAGTAGTGCCCTAACTAGCCACCAGGGGGCCATTTCCGGGTCGCCTCTGATACGCTGCTGTTCAGCTGTCAGCTTCTTGAGGTGTgctgtgtgaaaatgtatagtGTGAGAAACTGTGTCTTCGATATTCAGTTTtcaacatgtaaaacaaaagttacaaaatatgaatatgttttGGCTGTTAATCCTTCAAAACGTAGCATTAACAGCCACAAAGAGGCAAAGCACCCTCCTGGACATAGAGGCTTCACGTGAGAGCTGTAATATTTATTACCTGTTACATTCCTATTTTTTCCAGATTTGGTGAGTTCAGACATGTGGTTCACTCATATGCTTGGCAATGATGAAAGTTCAGAAAGGTTTATGCTTGAAACATTGTAGGACAGCACAGCATAATAACATTGAAATAATGAGTGATCTGAAGATCTTGAGTGAATCCTAATGTGGCTGTTCGTTGACTACTTTCACATAAGGTCAATATAACACTGAGGTGGGACAGCACAGGATAATAACATTGAAATACCACGAGTTGAGAGGGACAGCACTGCATAATAACATTGAAATACCACAGGTTGAGGTAGGACAGTATGTGGTGATAATATCCTAATACCTTGGGTTGAGGTTGGACAGTACAGGGTAATAACATCATAATACCATGGGTTGAGGTTGTGCAGTACAGGGTGATACTGGATAACTTTGTAATACCACTGAGCTCACGATTGAGTTGGCTGGACCACACACTTTGACCACAGGTCTTGCAGTGGCCCATGGCTAGGCCTGCTTCCCAACTATTATCCTTCCCTTATAGTGCAATACTTCTGACCCTCACCCAGGCCTCAGTCTTGGAAACAGAGTGTCATTTGTGATGAAGTCTTGAGCTCTAGACCGGGAAGTCTGTGTTGGTCACCTTGATGAAGTTGGGAAAGGAGCGGACACTGTTTGTGCTCTTTTCATTTCCTTTATTTATGGTCAATTTAAATAGGAACAAACACATGGAGACTGCCAGTAAACAATCCCCTGATTCAGCTCCTGTTAATGTCCACCACTGACCTCTAAAGATGAAAACACTGTTGTTGATCCTGTCAGCTAGGGACTCTGAGTTGGTGGAAGAGGAGAAAAGGGATGGGTGAAAGGAGGAGGTGAAGAAGACTGAGGGGGAAGGAGAATGAAAAGATGGGGTGAGGTTAAGCTTCGCTTAGTTGCTTCTATAAAACAGCCCTATCCATTACACTCCGTTTGCCATTACTCTTTGCCATTACTCTAACAACTGTTGTTGATGGAAAGTGGTTTAGTAAATACATCTGATGCCTGGATTTTCCAGAGTGGACTGAGGAGGATGAACAGGAGAGATGATTGTGTTGGGATTTCTTCATAATTCACCTAGACCTTGCTTTCCCTCTCTAACCCGCTATCActttctctctgcccctccttCCATAAATCAGCCCATTCCATTATTCACCCTATTTGTCCTCTAACATTCCTTTACAGTAGGCTGTCTGGTAGGATTATAATTTTCCTAATGAATCCCGTCTCTTTTCAGCCCTTGTCTTTGTCTCCGTAGTTGTATGGGATGTTCCGTTCCTCAGGGATATTTACTGAGGAGTGTTACCTGTTCAGGTGAAGGTGGAGTTGTGCGACCCAAATGGTATGATGCTCTCTTGGTAGTGCCCTCCTTTAGACCCATGTTCTTAGAGCTCTGATCAGAAGTAGAGCACTAGTTAGGAAATAGAGTGCCATTTCGGACACGGAGAGAGTTTCAGGTCGGTTCTTGCTGCCTGAATTCCTCCCCTGGGTTGTGTCATTCTATCGATCATAATAATTAGTCATGATGTTTCTCTCATGTGCTGACATCCTCCGGAACTCAGGTCAGGTCCGACGGTGGGCTTGTTTCATCACTGGCCTAGATgtcatttcatatatttttgtgcAATTCAGTTACATCTCAAAATAAGACCCCGCCCCTATAAGACGTAAACAGACTAGTTACGAGAAACTAGATGTGACCCGTGTCTTTGACAGAATGTTTTGCAGGATATGAATTCATCAGCAGCCATTATTTTACTagccatttgttttctttgctcgCTATTGAAGGTTTAAGCTTGTACTCTCCCTAAAATAAATGAGCTCCACCAGTTGATTAGTTGTGACTTTTTGCCCTGGACAGCttgcatgtgcatgtgtcaTTTTGCCAGTGTGTGTGACATTCTTGGATGACCTGCTAATCTAAGCTGAATTACCAATACTATTGTTGTCTATGCAGGTTGGGCTGCAAACTTACAAGTATGTTAAACCTACATGCAAAAATGTGCTGAGGAGTTAATGGCCTTGGTGTGCCGGTACCGATCAGATCCCCTGGATCAACACGTGGTTCTACTGGCTCCAGGCCAGTACTGATCAGATCCCCTGAACCAACACATGGTTCTACTGGCTCCAGGATAGTACCGATCAGATCCCCTCGACCAAACTATGGTTCTACTGGCTCCAGGCTGGTACCGATCAGATCCCCTGAACCAACACATGGTTCTACTGGCTCTAAGCCGATACTGATCAGATCCCCTGGACCAACACATGGTTCTACTGGCTCTAAGCTGATACCGATCAGATCCCCTGGACCAACACATGGTTCTACTGGCTCTAAGCCGATACCGATCAGATCCCCTGGACCAACACATGGTTCTACTGGCTCTAAGCCGATACCGATCAGATCCCCTGGACCAACACATGGTTCTACTGGCTCTAAGCCGATACCGATCAGATCCCCTGGACCAACACATGGTTCTACTGGCTCTAAGCCGATACCGATCAGATCCCCTGGACCAACACATGGTTCTACTGGCTCTAAGCCCACTGGGGGGATGTCAGATTCCGTGAACTTTGGTGTGCTAAAATCAGCACACTCTTTAGTCTTTCCTGGATGAAATTTGCTGTTTTGACATCCTCCTTGATAAACAAAACCCAGGCAATACTCAACGGAAGCAAACAgatccacaaacaaacacttccCAAATTCAACCTCATCCATCCCCTATATAGTCCACTACTTACAGTGTGTCTATCCCCTTCATATAGCGCTACTTATAATATATCCCCTTCATATAGCGCTACTTATAATATATCCCCTTCATATAGCGATACTTATAATATATCCTC from Esox lucius isolate fEsoLuc1 chromosome 5, fEsoLuc1.pri, whole genome shotgun sequence harbors:
- the mkks gene encoding McKusick-Kaufman/Bardet-Biedl syndromes putative chaperonin isoform X1, translating into MARLSKKTPSVCTDNPLSKSEVNRKITLMREILDSSFGPNGRLKQIHNNVGGHVLTTSTSSSLLQAFYSSEPLLKLINASILNHVSRFSDCGLYVGILCLSLIKHVQESDLRPSVAISMNKHLLELCTSYLKHEDCNCKVTIDLGSCRSLVTLARSVISSKPGSMLTEKEKQHIGTLTVHAFLLTVPDGETSDTVRLGRTVMVAMEGQSVLDSAVFHGLLVDVPDVLLHSIHAERITLRPGPFRLALFSVSLSGDLSALGKGSLEVPSGAPDPEDVVLEQLLGLGEQVVNNQVDVFMCQRVIHPVLQQYLRKHGVLVIERLGIALIDPIVQMTGAQAVASYQTPISPEAYGQVKGICVRTVGPRILLHLLPPEEPASTICTMVVCHRNETMLNELKSAIQKAEHVLRLTLRDPVALLGGGCTETLLAAYCRNKGTSEAMDASSSMGVSRSEYLLGLHAFCLSLESVALALDHDGGTSLIDLTHAHCWYIPSGQAPQSGTLPLVETSQWGNEAPPTCGCGIVERRTRPEQGMGLEWTLLNCRYPPFTPTPLVGDATSAPQPRVLDSFTAKFNALQVAVETANLILGIRFIIQDVN
- the mkks gene encoding McKusick-Kaufman/Bardet-Biedl syndromes putative chaperonin isoform X2 — protein: MARLSKKTPSVCTDNPLSKSEVNRKITLMREILDSSFGPNGRLKQIHNNVGGHVLTTSTSSSLLQAFYSSEPLLKLINASILNHVSRFSDCGLYVGILCLSLIKHVQESDLRPSVAISMNKHLLELCTSYLKHEDCNCKVTIDLGSCRSLVTLARSVISSKPGSMLTEKEKQHIGTLTVHAFLLTVPDGETSDTVRLGRTVMVAMEGQSVLDSAVFHGLLVDVPDVLLHSIHAERITLRPGPFRLALFSVSLSGDLSALGKGSLEVPSGAPDPEDVVLEQLLGLGEQVVNNQVDVFMCQRVIHPVLQQYLRKHGVLVIERLGIALIDPIVQMTGAQAVASYQTPISPEAYGQVKGICVRTVGPRILLHLLPPEEPASTICTMVVCHRNETMLNELKSAIQKAEHVLRLTLRDPVALLGGGCTETLLAAYCRNKVHQLPLEHSHIQAVWIKKMAPAKPWTPHPPWECLGQSTFWGSMLSAFPWSLWPWPWITMGEPAS